From the genome of Bacillus oleivorans, one region includes:
- the selD gene encoding selenide, water dikinase SelD, translating into MNEQEKFRLTTLSTKAGUGCKIGPEDLAQVLRLLPESHPDPKLLVGNETSDDAGVYQLTEDLAIVQSIDYFTPIVDDPYYFGQIAAANALSDLYAMGAAPKTVLNLVGYPIKKLGADMLAQILQGAHDKVTEAGAATIGGHSIDDQEPKFGLSVTGIIHPEKIWKNVGAKPGDVLVLTKPIGVGIVTTGIKRNAVSKEQEQEVTELMATLNKKAAEILSNFEPHAVTDVTGFGLMGHASEMAQGSRVSLEISYQKVPILNGTRNLAEQGVIPGGTKSNHKWLQAIVSYDPNLTEVDQLILCDAVTSGGLLIALPEKQAVQYIQQFNQQSAFQAGIIGLVKEKNTECYIHVVE; encoded by the coding sequence GTGAACGAACAAGAAAAATTTCGATTAACAACACTATCAACCAAAGCTGGCTGAGGCTGCAAAATTGGTCCAGAGGACCTGGCGCAAGTTTTGCGTCTTTTACCTGAATCACATCCAGACCCTAAACTTTTAGTAGGCAATGAAACATCAGATGATGCCGGTGTGTATCAGCTTACAGAAGATTTGGCTATCGTTCAATCGATTGATTACTTTACTCCGATAGTGGACGATCCTTATTATTTTGGGCAAATTGCCGCAGCCAATGCTCTAAGCGATCTGTATGCAATGGGAGCTGCCCCAAAAACGGTTCTTAATCTGGTCGGCTATCCGATCAAAAAATTAGGTGCTGATATGCTGGCTCAAATTTTACAGGGAGCACATGATAAAGTAACAGAAGCAGGAGCGGCAACGATTGGCGGCCATTCCATCGATGACCAGGAACCTAAATTCGGTTTATCGGTAACAGGGATTATTCATCCAGAAAAAATTTGGAAGAATGTTGGAGCTAAGCCAGGAGATGTGCTTGTCCTTACGAAGCCAATCGGCGTGGGTATTGTTACAACTGGAATCAAACGAAATGCCGTTTCGAAAGAACAAGAACAAGAAGTTACAGAGCTAATGGCGACTTTAAATAAAAAAGCTGCAGAGATACTTTCTAACTTTGAACCGCATGCTGTAACCGATGTAACTGGTTTTGGGTTAATGGGACATGCCAGTGAAATGGCTCAAGGCAGCAGAGTTTCCTTAGAAATCTCATATCAAAAGGTCCCGATTCTTAATGGGACAAGAAACTTAGCGGAACAGGGAGTCATACCAGGCGGTACTAAATCCAATCACAAGTGGCTGCAAGCTATAGTTTCTTATGATCCGAATCTCACTGAAGTCGATCAGCTGATCCTGTGTGATGCTGTAACATCTGGCGGTTTATTAATTGCATTACCGGAGAAACAGGCAGTTCAATACATCCAACAATTCAATCAGCAATCTGCTTTTCAGGCGGGGATTATTGGGCTAGTGAAAGAAAAAAATACCGAATGCTACATACATGTAGTGGAATAA
- the selA gene encoding L-seryl-tRNA(Sec) selenium transferase — translation MKEWLRSIPPVHELQKDPEYIQIADEFGIDSAQVHQILTHSLNHVRDEIIKEIWQGPPVASNEFVNWLWTQVRIQVKAQWSKKLKKVINATGTVLHTNLGRAPLSKSAIERIVQTASSYSNLEYNLTEGKRGSRHDLIENMLLQLTGGEAALVVNNNAAAVFLVLRALAREKEVIISRGQLVEIGGSFRVSSIMEESGAVLKEVGTTNKTHLHDYVHALSENTAMVMKVHTSNFKMIGFTKTVPVEELVSLKEHKSNLIVYEDLGSGVLYDFREDGIGEEPKIQSVINSGVDLISFSGDKMLGGPQAGIIIGRKVFIDRLKKHPLTRALRVDKMTLAGLEATLLHYSAGEKGLKEIPVIRNILLSKEEIFERSQAFIRLFKEKFRTFHVNCKESCSQVGGGAMPDVQLETYVITVRHDRLDAHLIEEKLRKASTPIIVKIRDDEIQLDLRTVEESDYQDILSAFSLMED, via the coding sequence ATGAAAGAGTGGTTACGTTCCATACCTCCAGTTCATGAATTACAAAAGGACCCAGAATATATTCAAATAGCAGATGAATTCGGGATTGATTCCGCTCAAGTTCATCAAATTTTAACTCATAGCTTAAATCATGTGAGAGATGAAATAATAAAAGAAATTTGGCAAGGGCCGCCAGTTGCTTCGAATGAATTTGTTAATTGGCTCTGGACCCAAGTGAGGATTCAAGTGAAGGCGCAATGGAGTAAGAAGCTGAAAAAAGTAATTAACGCTACCGGAACCGTGCTCCATACCAACCTGGGACGAGCTCCCTTGAGCAAAAGTGCGATTGAACGTATTGTACAAACCGCATCCTCCTATTCCAATCTTGAATACAACCTCACAGAAGGAAAGAGGGGATCTCGGCATGATTTAATTGAAAATATGCTGCTTCAGTTAACAGGCGGAGAAGCAGCTTTGGTTGTTAATAATAATGCTGCTGCTGTATTTTTAGTTTTACGTGCATTAGCCAGAGAGAAAGAAGTGATCATTTCCCGCGGCCAGCTTGTCGAAATAGGCGGGTCTTTTCGGGTGTCATCCATTATGGAAGAGAGCGGCGCAGTTTTAAAAGAAGTAGGGACGACGAACAAAACCCATTTGCATGATTATGTACACGCACTTTCCGAAAACACAGCCATGGTAATGAAAGTACATACCAGTAATTTTAAAATGATCGGTTTTACTAAAACGGTACCAGTTGAAGAGCTCGTATCCCTTAAAGAACATAAGTCCAATCTCATTGTGTATGAAGATTTAGGGAGCGGAGTTTTATATGATTTTCGGGAAGATGGAATCGGAGAAGAACCTAAGATTCAATCTGTGATAAACAGCGGTGTTGATCTTATATCTTTTAGCGGGGATAAGATGTTGGGAGGGCCCCAGGCAGGAATTATCATTGGAAGAAAAGTCTTTATCGATCGGCTAAAAAAACACCCGCTAACTCGTGCTCTCCGTGTAGATAAGATGACGCTTGCTGGTTTAGAAGCAACTCTTTTACACTATTCAGCAGGAGAAAAGGGTTTGAAAGAAATCCCGGTTATCCGGAATATTCTTTTGTCAAAGGAGGAGATCTTTGAACGTTCACAAGCCTTTATCCGTTTATTTAAAGAAAAATTTCGAACTTTCCATGTTAATTGTAAAGAAAGCTGCAGCCAAGTTGGGGGAGGGGCGATGCCTGATGTTCAATTAGAGACTTATGTCATTACGGTTAGACACGATAGGCTGGATGCTCATTTGATAGAAGAAAAACTTAGAAAAGCGTCAACACCGATCATAGTTAAAATTCGCGACGATGAAATTCAGTTAGATTTAAGAACGGTTGAGGAATCTGATTATCAAGATATCTTATCTGCATTCAGCTTAATGGAAGATTAA
- a CDS encoding short-chain fatty acid transporter: MKTLISLSNRMMQRYLPDPLIFVFILTLVVFLLGLAVTPSTPAEMVRYWGGGFWGLLTFAMQMVLVLVTGHVLASSPIIKSLLGKTATLAKSPGSAIILVTLVSLIASWLNWGFGLVIGALFAKELAKRVANVDYRLLIASAYSGFVIWHGGFSGSVPLTIATPGHFAEDLIGIIPTSETIFAPYNLIIIAAIFVVLPILNRFMMPSKEETVTVDPQLLEESLPAVAVEENKKLTPAEWLENSPIVSVVVFILGLFFIYFYFGDSGKLNLDIVNFLFLFLGILLHWRPKNFLQAVANAVKGAGGIIIQFPFYAGIMGMMTASGLAVWFAEIFIQISNDTTFALFTFWSAGIVNIFVPSGGGQWAVQAPVTLEAAASLGVPAAKAAMAVAWGDAWTNMIQPFWALPALAIAGLKAKDIMGFCVIVCVVTGVIISLGLLLF, from the coding sequence TTGAAAACATTAATATCATTATCAAACAGAATGATGCAGCGTTACTTGCCTGACCCTCTGATTTTTGTATTTATATTAACTTTAGTAGTCTTTCTATTGGGTCTTGCGGTAACACCATCAACCCCAGCTGAAATGGTTAGGTATTGGGGAGGAGGCTTTTGGGGACTGTTAACCTTTGCGATGCAAATGGTTCTGGTTCTTGTAACAGGACATGTACTTGCAAGCAGTCCGATTATTAAATCGCTGTTAGGTAAAACAGCAACACTCGCTAAAAGCCCAGGCTCAGCAATTATCCTGGTAACCCTTGTATCATTGATTGCAAGCTGGCTTAACTGGGGATTTGGACTGGTAATTGGAGCATTGTTTGCCAAAGAACTGGCCAAACGGGTAGCCAATGTCGATTATCGTCTCTTGATTGCAAGCGCTTACAGCGGATTCGTAATTTGGCATGGCGGTTTTTCAGGATCGGTTCCGTTAACGATTGCGACACCAGGTCACTTCGCCGAAGATTTAATCGGTATTATTCCTACTAGTGAGACGATTTTTGCTCCGTATAATTTAATTATTATTGCTGCTATTTTCGTCGTTTTGCCAATCCTAAATCGGTTTATGATGCCTTCAAAAGAAGAAACGGTTACAGTAGATCCGCAGCTATTAGAAGAATCATTGCCAGCCGTTGCGGTTGAGGAAAATAAAAAACTCACACCAGCTGAATGGTTAGAAAACAGTCCAATTGTGTCAGTCGTTGTATTTATTCTAGGGTTATTCTTTATCTATTTCTATTTTGGTGATAGCGGAAAATTAAACTTAGACATTGTTAACTTTTTATTCTTATTCTTAGGGATTTTATTACACTGGAGACCGAAAAACTTCCTCCAGGCAGTCGCCAATGCCGTGAAAGGGGCTGGTGGCATTATCATCCAATTTCCTTTCTATGCGGGAATTATGGGCATGATGACTGCATCTGGTCTTGCTGTGTGGTTTGCGGAAATTTTTATCCAAATATCTAATGACACTACATTTGCACTATTTACGTTCTGGAGTGCAGGGATTGTAAATATCTTCGTTCCTTCAGGCGGAGGTCAATGGGCTGTGCAAGCCCCAGTTACTCTTGAAGCTGCAGCCTCACTTGGGGTTCCAGCTGCAAAGGCAGCTATGGCTGTTGCATGGGGTGATGCCTGGACGAACATGATTCAGCCATTCTGGGCGTTACCTGCACTCGCGATTGCCGGGCTAAAAGCAAAAGATATTATGGGCTTCTGTGTGATTGTGTGTGTGGTTACAGGGGTCATCATTTCGCTTGGCTTATTATTGTTTTAA
- a CDS encoding small acid-soluble spore protein P, protein MNRNDGKDMRKNAPKGDHPTQPRPLSGSHKVKNRNHTRQKHNTHHDM, encoded by the coding sequence TTGAACAGAAATGATGGCAAAGATATGCGCAAAAATGCTCCAAAGGGAGATCACCCCACACAGCCGCGGCCATTAAGTGGATCTCATAAAGTAAAAAATCGCAACCATACACGTCAAAAACATAATACACACCATGATATGTAG
- a CDS encoding (2Fe-2S)-binding protein — protein MKDMIICRCEEVTLYDILEHLSSSQTSKEIKLKTRASMGICQGRTCRPLIDSLVSKKTNIPIPEQQFNF, from the coding sequence ATGAAGGATATGATTATCTGCCGATGTGAGGAAGTTACATTATATGACATTTTAGAACACTTGTCTTCCAGTCAAACTTCAAAAGAAATTAAACTTAAAACTCGTGCATCTATGGGGATTTGTCAGGGAAGAACATGTCGTCCACTCATCGATTCTTTAGTTTCCAAAAAGACAAATATTCCTATCCCTGAACAGCAGTTTAACTTCTAA
- a CDS encoding (2Fe-2S)-binding protein — MRIKNHPILGPLDEANQIIITFNGKKFTALEGESIAAALFANGIRILRYTEKENAPRGVYCGIGHCYECRVSVNGQSSVRACITPVRHRMNIESQRSIHT; from the coding sequence ATGAGAATAAAAAATCACCCAATCCTTGGACCCCTTGACGAAGCAAATCAAATAATAATCACATTTAATGGAAAAAAATTCACCGCACTGGAAGGAGAGTCCATAGCAGCAGCTTTATTTGCAAATGGGATTCGAATCCTTCGTTATACGGAAAAAGAAAATGCACCAAGAGGAGTCTATTGTGGAATCGGTCATTGTTATGAGTGTCGTGTGTCTGTTAATGGACAAAGTAGTGTACGTGCTTGTATAACACCGGTTAGGCATAGAATGAATATCGAATCTCAAAGGAGCATACACACATGA
- a CDS encoding NAD(P)/FAD-dependent oxidoreductase, protein MNYDLIIIGAGPAGISAGIKAAEYGAKVVIVDENPTAGGKLLGQLHEEPNQGWWIGRKVAESMVDHANRLGITFLLEREVWGLYPKWTVKLNKGEELTGPFVLIATGAAEKATPIPGWTLPGVMAIGAAQVINNYYRVRTGKKVAIIGINPLSFTVAHELQLAGTNVVGIFIPPINDFSDEASNPKQIIFRLSNLAHLAPNFMLKIAGQMAKNPLIQVIGAQFFPYKGVKIWDIPLHLRKTVVEIRGSNKVEQIIVRKINRDGLVKSDSFETLEVDCVCISGGLYPLAELASLAGCKFAYIEELGGHVPIHSAELETTREGIFVAGNIIGIEGAKVAMAQGELAGLSISNRLGRIHDAKSLIKEAQDQVQEVRRNALIKFLPSIEQGKSKMHQLWNQNVINT, encoded by the coding sequence ATGAATTATGATCTGATTATAATCGGAGCTGGTCCTGCAGGGATTAGTGCCGGCATCAAGGCTGCGGAGTATGGAGCAAAAGTAGTCATTGTAGATGAAAATCCGACAGCTGGAGGGAAATTGCTGGGACAGTTACATGAAGAGCCTAACCAAGGATGGTGGATTGGAAGGAAAGTCGCCGAAAGCATGGTCGATCATGCAAACAGATTAGGCATCACTTTCCTCCTAGAAAGAGAAGTGTGGGGGCTTTATCCCAAGTGGACGGTCAAATTAAATAAGGGAGAAGAATTAACTGGCCCATTTGTATTAATTGCGACCGGGGCTGCAGAAAAGGCCACTCCCATTCCAGGCTGGACACTCCCAGGGGTGATGGCCATAGGAGCAGCACAAGTGATCAATAATTATTATCGAGTAAGAACAGGGAAGAAGGTTGCGATTATTGGAATTAATCCCCTATCGTTTACGGTAGCACACGAATTGCAGCTGGCTGGAACAAATGTAGTGGGAATTTTTATTCCTCCTATCAACGATTTTTCAGATGAAGCATCAAATCCAAAACAAATAATCTTTAGGCTTTCAAATTTAGCCCATCTTGCACCAAATTTCATGTTAAAAATCGCAGGGCAAATGGCAAAAAATCCACTTATTCAGGTAATAGGTGCCCAATTTTTCCCATACAAAGGAGTTAAAATTTGGGATATCCCACTTCATTTAAGAAAAACCGTAGTAGAAATTCGAGGTTCGAACAAAGTGGAGCAGATTATAGTAAGAAAAATTAATCGAGATGGATTGGTTAAATCAGACAGCTTTGAAACGCTGGAAGTTGATTGTGTCTGTATCTCTGGCGGTCTATATCCATTAGCTGAATTAGCATCATTAGCAGGCTGTAAATTTGCTTATATCGAAGAATTAGGCGGTCATGTACCGATACATAGTGCTGAATTAGAAACGACTAGGGAAGGGATCTTTGTTGCAGGAAATATTATTGGGATTGAGGGGGCAAAAGTGGCTATGGCTCAAGGGGAGTTAGCCGGGCTTTCTATTTCTAATCGTTTAGGAAGAATTCATGACGCAAAATCTCTAATAAAGGAGGCACAAGATCAAGTTCAGGAAGTCAGGAGAAATGCACTGATCAAATTCCTGCCAAGCATCGAACAAGGAAAAAGTAAAATGCATCAGTTATGGAATCAAAACGTGATAAATACTTGA
- a CDS encoding NAD(P)/FAD-dependent oxidoreductase, whose product MRTADIVIIGGGVIGASIAYRLADRSRKVILVEKGGIGEQTSGSCDKGIYLQSKKPGIHLELARASRQIYENLEEELGIPIEFRKGGGMIVIESEKHLEFMKNFSDRQRKAGIDIRFLDRNESLKRQPCLSPAIVGSTYSPEDAEVNPLLLSQAFTRAAKEKGAEIRTHTEVKTIDQQHGKIVGIQTTKDYISTELVVNAAGPYAPAIGKMVGVEIPIKPRRGVILISEKAEPIVNGNILCAQYIAAKYLSQSNLEEVPPYGIGLSLGQTESGNLLIGGSREFQGFNKAVDPKVLSAIARHAIGIVPSIKKLRIIRSMAGFRPYTEDGLPIIDFAPAIKGFLIAAGHEGDGIALAPITGILVADLLEKKRRYEVFLEKLTLSRFLTKGG is encoded by the coding sequence TTGAGAACAGCCGATATTGTGATAATAGGCGGTGGTGTAATTGGAGCCTCTATTGCCTATCGTTTAGCCGATAGATCTAGAAAAGTGATTTTAGTAGAAAAAGGGGGAATAGGAGAACAAACATCTGGCTCTTGTGATAAAGGTATATACCTGCAATCTAAGAAACCAGGCATACATCTAGAATTAGCAAGAGCAAGCAGACAAATTTATGAAAATCTTGAAGAAGAATTAGGAATCCCAATTGAATTCCGAAAAGGAGGTGGAATGATTGTTATTGAGTCAGAAAAGCATTTAGAGTTTATGAAAAACTTTTCTGATAGGCAAAGAAAAGCAGGAATCGACATCAGATTTCTTGATCGAAATGAATCATTAAAGAGGCAGCCTTGTCTGTCTCCAGCTATCGTTGGTTCAACCTATAGTCCAGAAGATGCTGAAGTCAATCCATTACTGCTCAGTCAGGCTTTTACTCGGGCAGCAAAAGAAAAAGGGGCAGAAATTAGGACACATACCGAGGTAAAGACGATAGACCAGCAACACGGAAAAATCGTCGGTATACAAACCACCAAAGACTATATCTCCACTGAGCTGGTTGTAAATGCTGCAGGGCCATATGCACCTGCGATTGGAAAAATGGTCGGCGTAGAGATACCAATTAAGCCACGGCGAGGGGTCATTCTTATTTCTGAAAAAGCAGAACCTATTGTAAACGGAAATATTCTTTGTGCTCAATACATAGCGGCGAAATATCTTTCGCAGTCGAATCTTGAAGAAGTGCCTCCTTACGGCATTGGACTTTCTTTAGGACAAACGGAAAGCGGAAATTTATTAATTGGCGGAAGCAGAGAATTTCAAGGGTTTAATAAAGCGGTTGACCCTAAAGTTCTTTCTGCAATAGCTAGACACGCTATTGGAATTGTTCCATCTATTAAAAAACTCCGAATCATCCGCTCTATGGCTGGATTTCGCCCCTATACGGAAGATGGTCTTCCCATTATTGATTTTGCACCAGCCATAAAAGGATTCCTGATCGCTGCTGGTCATGAGGGGGATGGCATTGCCCTTGCTCCTATCACAGGAATATTAGTTGCTGATTTATTAGAAAAAAAGCGAAGGTATGAGGTTTTCTTAGAGAAGTTGACTCTCAGTCGATTTTTAACTAAAGGGGGGTAA
- a CDS encoding sodium:solute symporter family protein produces the protein MNLEIWFWFSAIFMSIFFIVMSFKLKKMADTSFSHFAIAGGTLPFFLILFTDIATIMGVGNFIGHSSKGYDVGFANIPFVVGEQGAKIIFALVFAGFAARFTYHSISELMDDLILRDKVSRALIGLLTGSIMISWVGGQGKGMGDLFAVFTGTDPIPLIIMFSAVFILYTMVGGMYSVVWTELIQGALLIAIAIWFYVKVFAKIDFSIATLKTKLAEVDAVHLAEWNLSFGEVATLFVTGTFGILAAQVYWQRCFAANNPKSASRAMLYSGIIAIIFTCIATVSGMIVKIYNSNLDPNQALPWLIMEEMGQFVALAFFILIFLAAISSAASSLHSAATILINDLIIPFNSNKNDSYYVKFTRWCILIVGVVAVGAALWAESIISLFSLAYTMAGGGVVPVLIVGLLWKRKKQDTHQMGLQNSGVSVWGGRIGLISGSIGSLVFGILWGVAISVVLTIIFSLLLPTNREMDLTNIKNTVSADTENV, from the coding sequence TTGAATTTAGAAATATGGTTTTGGTTTTCTGCTATATTCATGAGCATATTTTTCATTGTGATGTCGTTTAAATTAAAGAAAATGGCAGATACAAGCTTTTCTCATTTTGCCATTGCAGGCGGGACGTTACCATTTTTTCTCATATTATTTACTGATATTGCCACCATCATGGGAGTAGGAAATTTTATTGGCCACTCGAGCAAAGGGTATGATGTAGGGTTTGCCAATATTCCGTTTGTTGTAGGTGAACAAGGTGCAAAAATTATCTTTGCTCTAGTTTTTGCCGGTTTCGCGGCACGGTTTACCTATCATTCAATCTCTGAGCTGATGGATGATCTCATTTTGCGTGATAAGGTATCTCGTGCACTCATTGGCTTGCTGACCGGTTCAATTATGATATCTTGGGTTGGCGGTCAAGGAAAAGGAATGGGGGATTTATTCGCGGTTTTTACAGGAACAGATCCAATTCCACTTATCATTATGTTTTCCGCGGTTTTCATCCTTTACACCATGGTTGGCGGGATGTACTCTGTTGTATGGACTGAACTGATTCAAGGAGCTCTATTAATAGCTATTGCTATTTGGTTTTATGTGAAAGTATTTGCAAAAATTGACTTCAGTATTGCCACTTTGAAAACGAAATTAGCTGAAGTAGATGCCGTTCATTTGGCAGAGTGGAATCTTTCTTTCGGGGAAGTGGCGACTTTATTTGTTACAGGAACTTTCGGAATTCTTGCTGCACAAGTATATTGGCAGCGCTGTTTTGCGGCAAATAATCCAAAGTCAGCCAGTCGAGCCATGCTTTATAGCGGAATTATAGCCATTATTTTTACATGTATCGCTACTGTTTCCGGAATGATTGTAAAGATTTATAACTCTAACCTCGATCCTAATCAAGCATTACCATGGTTAATAATGGAAGAAATGGGCCAATTTGTAGCACTCGCCTTCTTCATTCTCATTTTTTTAGCCGCGATTTCAAGTGCAGCCTCGTCTTTACACTCCGCAGCTACAATACTAATTAATGACTTAATCATTCCATTTAATTCCAATAAAAATGATTCTTATTATGTAAAATTTACACGCTGGTGTATTCTCATTGTTGGGGTGGTTGCCGTAGGTGCAGCTCTTTGGGCGGAATCCATTATAAGTCTTTTCTCTCTAGCATACACAATGGCAGGTGGAGGAGTTGTACCGGTTCTGATCGTCGGATTATTATGGAAGCGGAAAAAACAGGATACCCACCAAATGGGATTGCAAAACAGTGGTGTATCTGTATGGGGCGGACGAATTGGATTAATTTCAGGATCAATTGGTTCACTCGTATTTGGCATATTATGGGGTGTCGCTATTTCTGTCGTATTAACGATCATATTTTCGTTATTACTGCCAACTAATCGTGAAATGGATCTAACCAATATAAAAAATACGGTATCTGCTGATACCGAGAATGTATAA
- the sspO gene encoding small acid-soluble spore protein O, with the protein MAKRRANHVRPGMNAAKAQGKGAGYNEELSNEPLTEEQKQFNKKRKKNQ; encoded by the coding sequence ATGGCAAAACGCAGAGCAAACCATGTTAGACCAGGTATGAACGCCGCAAAAGCGCAAGGAAAAGGTGCAGGTTATAACGAAGAACTCTCCAATGAACCATTAACAGAAGAACAAAAGCAATTTAATAAGAAGAGAAAGAAGAATCAATAA